Proteins from a single region of Gemmatimonadaceae bacterium:
- a CDS encoding heme o synthase — protein MSDLAATPTGARGVTRDFVALTKPRIISLLLVTTVAPMYVAGHPSLTLVLVMLVGGYLMAGGANAVNMYLDSDIDDRMSRTRLRPIPSGRMSPREVLVFGLLLATTSTYLLARFANLLTAALALLGFYAYILLYTRWLKRSTPQNIVIGGAAGAIPPLVGWAAMTNGLDLMALYLFLIIFYWTPPHFWALALNKQKDYGLAGVPMAPLVWGERETKRQMLWYTIILVCLTLLPVAFGALGLPYFIMAAALDAWLLIGIVRVMRAENFTKPAWSVYKYSLLYLALLFAAMVIDRGLVA, from the coding sequence GTGAGCGACCTCGCGGCCACCCCCACGGGCGCGCGCGGCGTGACTCGCGATTTCGTGGCGCTCACCAAGCCGCGGATCATCTCGCTGCTGCTGGTGACGACCGTGGCGCCGATGTACGTGGCCGGCCACCCGAGTCTCACGCTGGTGCTCGTCATGCTCGTGGGCGGGTACCTGATGGCCGGCGGCGCCAACGCCGTGAACATGTATCTCGACAGCGACATCGACGACCGCATGTCGCGCACGCGGCTGCGTCCGATCCCGAGCGGACGGATGAGTCCGCGCGAGGTGCTGGTGTTCGGCCTGCTGCTGGCCACCACGTCCACGTATCTGCTGGCGCGGTTCGCCAACCTGCTCACGGCGGCGCTGGCGCTGCTCGGGTTCTACGCCTACATCCTGCTCTACACGCGGTGGCTCAAGCGCAGCACGCCGCAGAACATCGTGATCGGCGGCGCGGCCGGCGCCATCCCGCCGCTGGTGGGCTGGGCGGCGATGACGAACGGGCTCGATCTCATGGCCCTATACCTGTTCCTGATCATCTTCTACTGGACCCCGCCCCATTTCTGGGCCCTCGCGCTCAACAAGCAGAAGGACTACGGCCTCGCCGGCGTGCCGATGGCGCCGCTGGTGTGGGGCGAGCGCGAGACCAAGCGACAGATGCTCTGGTACACGATCATCCTGGTCTGCCTCACGCTCCTGCCGGTGGCGTTCGGCGCCCTCGGCCTTCCGTACTTCATCATGGCCGCGGCGCTCGACGCCTGGCTGCTCATAGGAATCGTCCGCGTGATGCGCGCCGAAAATTTCACCAAGCCCGCGTGGAGCGTCTACAAGTACTCGCTCCTCTACCTCGCCCTGCTGTTCGCCGCGATGGTGATCGATCGCGGCCTCGTCGCATGA
- a CDS encoding ABC transporter permease subunit, translating to MLCLLVAIGYVVMHAGVGWGTPIASNVHVGTSPWNLPWYAALSTMRMAVAYVLSLAFSVAYARAAANSRVAERFLIPLLDILQSVPILSFMPGVVLGLAALFRGRVIGLELAAVLLIFTSQAWNLAFGFHQALHSIPTELSEASTVYRLGRWRRFTRLELPSGVISLVANSMMSWAGGWFFLMASEQFTLGKDSYRLPGLGSYLAAAAERGDVLALCLGLLMLVFVIVLLDQLLWRPLVAWSDRFKLEQAGGQAASSSRVLDALRDSELMAWIGDRVLRPMTRRLDRRLSPPPTPLGAPVVPEAPRRRSPLGAAIRTGAALVLLGVVAWGALASARALATLDAATWGRILLASAATLARTTVALLIGAAWTIPLGVRIGLDPVWSRRLQPVVQIVASIPATALFPALLLALLALPGGLNIAAVALMLLGTQWYVLFNVIAGAMSIPSDLKEVAVTYRITGWRRWKTLILPAIFPYVVTGMITATGGAWNASIVAEYVTFGGTTRMTTGLGAVIASAANHGQFPILLAATFVMSAIVITINRLVWRRLYGLAESRYQLA from the coding sequence ATGCTGTGCCTGCTGGTGGCCATCGGCTACGTGGTCATGCACGCCGGCGTGGGCTGGGGCACGCCCATCGCCAGCAACGTGCACGTGGGCACGTCGCCGTGGAATCTTCCCTGGTACGCCGCGCTCTCCACCATGCGCATGGCGGTGGCGTACGTGCTGTCGCTGGCGTTCAGCGTGGCCTACGCCCGCGCCGCGGCCAACAGCCGCGTGGCCGAACGGTTCCTCATCCCCCTGCTCGACATCCTGCAGAGCGTGCCCATCCTGTCGTTCATGCCCGGCGTGGTGCTCGGGCTGGCGGCGCTGTTCCGTGGGCGCGTGATCGGGCTCGAGCTGGCCGCGGTGCTTCTCATCTTCACCAGCCAGGCGTGGAACCTCGCCTTCGGATTCCATCAGGCGCTGCACTCCATTCCCACCGAGCTCAGCGAAGCGTCCACCGTGTACCGGCTGGGCCGGTGGCGGCGATTCACGCGCCTGGAACTGCCATCGGGCGTGATCTCGCTGGTGGCCAACAGCATGATGAGTTGGGCCGGCGGCTGGTTCTTTCTCATGGCGTCGGAGCAGTTCACGCTGGGCAAGGACAGCTACCGCCTGCCGGGCCTGGGCTCGTATCTCGCCGCCGCGGCGGAACGGGGCGACGTCCTGGCGCTCTGCCTGGGCCTGCTCATGCTGGTGTTCGTGATCGTGCTGCTCGATCAGCTGCTCTGGCGCCCGCTGGTGGCATGGTCCGACCGATTCAAGCTCGAGCAGGCCGGCGGCCAGGCGGCCTCGTCGTCGCGCGTGCTCGACGCGCTGCGCGACTCGGAGCTCATGGCGTGGATCGGCGATCGCGTCCTGCGCCCGATGACGCGCCGGCTGGACCGCCGGTTGAGCCCGCCGCCCACGCCGCTCGGCGCGCCCGTCGTGCCCGAGGCGCCGCGCCGCCGTTCGCCGCTCGGGGCGGCGATCCGCACCGGCGCCGCGCTCGTGCTGCTGGGCGTGGTGGCGTGGGGGGCGCTGGCGTCGGCGCGCGCGCTCGCCACGCTCGACGCCGCCACATGGGGCCGCATCCTCCTGGCGTCGGCGGCCACGCTCGCGCGGACCACGGTGGCGCTGCTCATCGGCGCCGCGTGGACGATCCCGCTCGGCGTGCGCATCGGGCTCGACCCGGTGTGGTCGCGGCGGCTGCAGCCGGTCGTGCAGATCGTGGCGTCGATTCCGGCCACGGCGCTCTTCCCGGCCCTCCTCCTGGCGCTGCTCGCCCTGCCCGGCGGCCTCAACATCGCCGCCGTGGCGCTGATGCTGCTCGGCACGCAGTGGTACGTGCTGTTCAACGTGATCGCCGGTGCGATGTCGATCCCGTCGGATCTCAAGGAAGTGGCGGTCACCTACCGCATCACGGGGTGGCGCCGCTGGAAGACGCTCATCCTTCCGGCGATCTTTCCGTACGTCGTCACCGGCATGATCACGGCCACCGGTGGGGCGTGGAACGCCAGCATCGTGGCCGAATACGTGACGTTCGGCGGCACGACGCGCATGACCACGGGGCTGGGGGCGGTGATCGCGTCGGCCGCCAATCATGGGCAGTTCCCGATCCTGCTCGCGGCCACGTTCGTGATGTCGGCGATCGTGATCACCATCAACCGACTCGTCTGGCGCCGCCTGTATGGGCTCGCCGAATCCCGCTACCAGCTCGCCTGA
- a CDS encoding ABC transporter transmembrane domain-containing protein: MSGPAAAAAVPLAGADSAPPSRRPRSPRALARLVPWLRPHRRALVIASVCLLGSAAIGLAFPAVVKTLLDAAFQQHDRSMLDRIALILVALFAIQGVLNFVQVFLLSSTAERVIATLRDQVFTHLVHLSPGFFSDQRSGDLTSRLSADLAVLQSVLNNQVAEIARQVLFLIGGLALLTLTHTQLMLTTLAITPVIVGAAVLFGRRLRRASTGVQDRVAQAMGMAQESFSQIRTVQSFNREGAESQRYATLMREVVSAAIRRARLRAMLFGVVGFLAFAGVVAVLWEGGRLVLEGQLTPGALVSFLLYAIFVAAAVGTLASLFGSYQEAIGAAQRVFELLATKPTVPEPAHPRALPKPVRGDVRLDRVAFRYAPDLPDVLHDVSLHIAPGEVVALVGPSGAGKTTIASLLPRFWDVTGGAITVDGMDVRELSFDDLRGAIGMVPQEPALFSGTVRENIAYARPEESAHPATDEDVRAAARAAHALEFIDRLPEGFETMVGERGVKLSGGQRQRIAIARVFLKNPAIVVLDEATSSLDAESERLVEEAMGDLLRNRSTLIIAHRLSTVRRANRVVALEKGRVVESGGHDELLAAGGLYARLYKTQFTATEG, encoded by the coding sequence ATGAGCGGTCCGGCGGCAGCCGCCGCGGTCCCGCTCGCCGGCGCCGACAGCGCGCCGCCCTCGCGCCGGCCCAGGTCGCCCAGGGCGCTGGCCCGGCTGGTCCCCTGGCTCCGCCCCCACCGTCGCGCGCTCGTGATCGCGTCGGTGTGCCTGCTCGGCTCGGCGGCGATCGGGCTCGCCTTCCCGGCCGTGGTCAAGACGCTGCTCGACGCGGCGTTCCAGCAGCACGACCGCTCGATGCTCGACCGCATCGCGCTCATCCTGGTGGCGCTGTTCGCCATTCAGGGCGTGCTGAATTTCGTGCAGGTGTTCCTGCTGTCGTCCACCGCCGAGCGGGTGATCGCCACCCTACGCGACCAGGTGTTCACGCACCTCGTGCACCTGTCGCCGGGATTCTTCAGCGACCAGCGCAGCGGCGATCTCACCAGCCGGCTGTCGGCCGACCTGGCCGTGCTGCAGTCGGTGCTCAACAATCAGGTGGCGGAGATCGCCCGGCAGGTGCTGTTCCTGATCGGCGGCCTGGCGCTGCTCACGCTCACGCACACGCAGTTGATGCTGACCACGCTGGCGATCACGCCGGTGATCGTGGGCGCGGCGGTGCTGTTCGGCCGCCGGCTGCGCCGCGCGAGCACCGGCGTGCAGGACCGGGTGGCGCAGGCGATGGGGATGGCGCAGGAGTCGTTCTCGCAGATCCGCACCGTGCAGAGCTTCAATCGCGAGGGCGCCGAGTCGCAGCGGTACGCGACGCTGATGCGCGAGGTGGTGTCGGCCGCCATCCGCCGGGCGCGGTTGCGCGCGATGCTGTTCGGCGTCGTCGGATTCCTGGCGTTCGCCGGGGTGGTGGCGGTGCTGTGGGAGGGCGGGCGCCTGGTGCTCGAGGGCCAGCTCACGCCGGGCGCGCTGGTGTCTTTCCTGCTGTACGCCATCTTCGTGGCGGCGGCCGTGGGCACGCTGGCGTCGCTGTTCGGGAGCTATCAGGAAGCGATCGGCGCGGCGCAGCGGGTGTTCGAACTGCTCGCCACCAAGCCGACGGTGCCGGAGCCGGCCCATCCGCGGGCGCTGCCCAAGCCGGTGCGCGGCGACGTGCGGCTGGACCGCGTGGCGTTCCGCTACGCGCCCGATCTGCCCGACGTGTTGCACGACGTGTCGCTGCACATCGCGCCGGGCGAGGTGGTGGCGCTGGTCGGTCCGTCGGGGGCCGGCAAGACGACGATCGCGTCGCTGCTCCCCCGCTTCTGGGACGTGACCGGCGGTGCGATCACCGTGGACGGCATGGACGTGCGCGAGTTGAGCTTCGACGACCTGCGCGGCGCCATCGGCATGGTGCCGCAGGAGCCGGCGCTGTTCAGCGGCACCGTGCGCGAGAACATCGCGTACGCGCGCCCCGAGGAATCGGCGCATCCGGCCACCGACGAGGACGTGCGGGCGGCGGCGCGCGCCGCGCACGCGCTGGAGTTCATCGACCGGCTGCCCGAAGGGTTCGAGACGATGGTGGGCGAGCGCGGCGTGAAGCTCTCGGGCGGCCAGCGGCAGCGCATCGCGATCGCCCGCGTGTTCCTCAAGAACCCGGCCATCGTGGTGCTCGACGAGGCCACGTCGAGCCTCGACGCGGAGAGCGAGCGGTTGGTGGAAGAGGCGATGGGCGACCTGCTCCGCAATCGCTCGACGCTGATCATCGCGCACCGCCTGAGCACCGTGCGCCGCGCCAATCGCGTGGTGGCGCTCGAGAAGGGTCGCGTGGTGGAATCGGGCGGGCACGACGAACTGCTGGCGGCCGGCGGGCTGTACGCACGGCTGTACAAGACGCAGTTCACGGCGACCGAGGGCTGA
- a CDS encoding FAD-dependent oxidoreductase: MRHRVAAVTGADVIVVGGGPAGASTAFGLARTGARVMLLERAHFPRPKPCAECLSPQASRILADMGALDAVERAGAVRLAGMIVRAPDGARIHGRFAAAHGYRAFNDHGLALRRELLDPILVDCARRAGVEVYEGVRVVDLDRDAAGRVTGVVTLSPDGARAVRSARVVVGADGLHSVVAQRLGVARRRPWPRRIALTAHFRGVDGMGAFGEMHVARDGYVGLASVDGGLVNVSAVFPHRAAAAIARDRAAFLDDWLSRQPQLAPRFAHAQRADDVRAVGPFASHARRAWAPGALLVGDAADFFDPFTGEGIYSALRGGELAAIYARAALAATSPAEADTALAAYDRARRREFGGKWIVERVIGAVIAWAPLINRVARACEAHGELADLLVGVAGDFVPPREVMRPSILFTLFARPLPAARAAPRA; this comes from the coding sequence GTGCGCCATCGCGTGGCGGCCGTGACCGGCGCCGACGTGATCGTCGTGGGCGGCGGTCCGGCCGGCGCCTCCACGGCGTTCGGCCTGGCCCGCACGGGCGCTCGCGTGATGCTGCTCGAGCGGGCGCACTTTCCGCGTCCCAAGCCGTGCGCCGAGTGCCTCAGCCCTCAGGCGTCGCGCATTCTCGCCGACATGGGGGCGCTCGACGCCGTGGAGCGCGCCGGTGCGGTGCGGCTCGCGGGCATGATCGTGCGCGCGCCCGATGGCGCCCGCATCCACGGACGCTTCGCCGCCGCGCACGGCTATCGCGCGTTCAACGATCACGGGCTGGCGCTGCGCCGCGAGTTGCTCGATCCCATTCTCGTGGATTGCGCGCGCCGCGCCGGCGTCGAGGTGTACGAGGGCGTGCGCGTGGTGGACCTGGATCGGGACGCGGCCGGTCGCGTGACCGGCGTCGTGACGCTGTCGCCCGACGGCGCGCGCGCCGTGCGATCGGCGCGGGTGGTCGTGGGCGCCGACGGCCTGCATTCGGTGGTGGCGCAGCGGCTGGGCGTGGCGCGCCGGCGGCCATGGCCGCGGCGCATCGCCCTCACCGCGCACTTCCGCGGCGTGGACGGCATGGGCGCGTTCGGCGAGATGCACGTGGCCCGCGACGGCTACGTGGGACTGGCGTCCGTGGACGGCGGCCTCGTGAACGTGTCGGCGGTGTTCCCGCACCGCGCCGCCGCCGCCATCGCCCGCGACCGCGCGGCGTTTCTCGACGACTGGCTGTCGCGCCAGCCGCAGCTGGCGCCGCGGTTCGCTCACGCCCAGCGCGCGGACGATGTGCGGGCCGTGGGGCCGTTCGCGTCGCACGCGCGGCGGGCCTGGGCGCCGGGCGCGCTCCTCGTGGGCGACGCCGCCGACTTCTTCGATCCGTTCACCGGCGAGGGGATCTACTCCGCGCTCCGCGGCGGCGAGCTGGCGGCGATCTACGCGCGCGCCGCGCTCGCGGCCACGTCGCCGGCCGAAGCCGACACCGCGCTCGCGGCGTATGATCGCGCCCGGCGCCGCGAGTTCGGCGGCAAGTGGATCGTCGAGCGCGTGATCGGCGCCGTGATCGCCTGGGCGCCGCTGATCAACCGCGTGGCCCGCGCCTGCGAGGCGCACGGCGAACTGGCCGACCTCCTGGTGGGGGTGGCCGGCGACTTCGTGCCGCCGCGCGAGGTGATGCGCCCATCGATTCTGTTTACCTTGTTCGCACGTCCTCTTCCCGCCGCCCGCGCGGCGCCCCGCGCATGA
- a CDS encoding Xaa-Pro peptidase family protein, giving the protein MLTPETLPDLQRALAEADLDGWLLFDFHGANPIAGGLLRLTGLVSRRVFALIPREGTPVAITHAIEQGPWAQWPKQWKREVYASWRSLDEHLATLVKGKRVAMEYSPGDAVPYLDRVPAGVLEMVRAAGAEVVSSAPLVTRFYAAWNAQHVASHERSAKLIAGIAQDGMKLAGQRARTPSPMTEYELMQWILARFKDAGVETDHGPNASVGANAANPHYEPTAASSKPIREGDVLLVDLWAHEPDGGVWADQTWMATVGAPSARAQSVWVAVRDARDAAIALVQSRVAAGQPILGAEVDDAARAVITSAGFGQYFTHRTGHSIDPRELHGSGPNMDNLETHEDRQLLPGVAFSIEPGIYVPGEIGVRSEVNVYLQAGRAVVTPSELQREMLVV; this is encoded by the coding sequence ATGCTCACTCCCGAAACCCTTCCCGATCTACAGCGGGCCCTCGCCGAGGCCGATCTCGACGGCTGGCTGCTGTTCGACTTTCACGGCGCCAATCCGATCGCCGGCGGCTTGCTGCGGCTCACGGGGCTGGTGTCGCGCCGCGTGTTCGCGCTGATCCCGCGCGAGGGCACGCCGGTGGCCATCACCCACGCCATCGAGCAGGGGCCGTGGGCCCAGTGGCCCAAGCAATGGAAGCGCGAGGTGTACGCGTCGTGGCGCTCGCTGGACGAGCACCTGGCCACCCTGGTGAAGGGCAAGCGCGTGGCCATGGAGTATTCGCCGGGCGACGCCGTCCCGTACCTCGACCGCGTGCCGGCCGGCGTGCTCGAGATGGTGCGCGCCGCGGGCGCCGAGGTGGTCTCGTCGGCGCCGCTGGTGACGCGATTCTACGCGGCGTGGAACGCGCAGCATGTGGCGTCGCACGAGCGTTCGGCCAAGCTCATCGCCGGGATCGCGCAGGACGGCATGAAGCTCGCCGGCCAGCGCGCCCGCACGCCGTCGCCGATGACCGAGTACGAACTCATGCAGTGGATCCTGGCGCGCTTCAAGGACGCCGGCGTCGAGACGGACCACGGGCCCAACGCCTCGGTCGGGGCCAACGCCGCCAATCCGCACTACGAACCAACCGCGGCCAGCTCCAAGCCCATCCGCGAGGGCGACGTCCTGCTGGTGGATCTGTGGGCGCACGAGCCCGACGGCGGCGTGTGGGCCGATCAGACGTGGATGGCCACCGTGGGCGCGCCGTCCGCCCGGGCCCAGAGCGTGTGGGTGGCGGTGCGCGACGCGCGCGACGCGGCGATCGCGCTGGTGCAGTCGCGCGTGGCGGCGGGCCAACCGATCCTCGGCGCCGAGGTGGATGACGCGGCGCGCGCCGTGATCACCAGCGCCGGGTTCGGCCAGTACTTCACGCACCGCACCGGCCACTCGATCGATCCGCGGGAGCTGCACGGCTCCGGGCCCAACATGGACAACCTCGAGACGCACGAGGATCGCCAGCTGCTTCCCGGCGTGGCGTTCTCCATCGAGCCCGGCATCTACGTGCCCGGCGAGATCGGCGTGCGCAGCGAGGTGAACGTCTACCTGCAGGCCGGTCGTGCCGTGGTGACGCCGTCGGAGCTCCAGCGCGAGATGCTGGTCGTCTGA
- a CDS encoding COX15/CtaA family protein: MKTLRRYAYLALAVVCLHLVFGAIVRISGSGMGCGDNWPKCFGYWFPPLSRPDLIIEVSHRYLASIVTLTILALFVAAWRRRREPGVGGPGGVLRMAGAAVVTVFCVAILGGVTVKLGNAPWATVAHWTLAMTLLAMLATATIRTGAMGGAGARAQTAPRGLVRSGYAAASIAFLAVAMGGLTANYPFGAVGCTTFPFCGPNPAAPEAAVHIQLMHRTLALLLGLLAVGMALRARRDDVGPVVRRAADVVLAFVILQVAIAAAMVLLHLPPVLRSLHEAAGVGVWLSAYTMAYLARIAARPRAAPGAGA, translated from the coding sequence GTGAAGACGCTCCGCCGTTACGCGTATCTGGCGCTCGCCGTCGTCTGCCTGCACCTGGTATTCGGCGCCATCGTGCGCATCAGCGGATCGGGCATGGGCTGCGGAGACAACTGGCCCAAGTGCTTCGGCTACTGGTTCCCGCCGCTCAGCCGCCCCGATCTGATCATCGAGGTGTCGCACCGCTACCTGGCGTCCATCGTCACCCTCACGATCCTGGCGCTGTTCGTGGCCGCGTGGCGGCGGCGGCGCGAGCCCGGCGTGGGCGGACCGGGGGGCGTCCTGCGCATGGCCGGCGCCGCGGTGGTGACGGTGTTCTGCGTGGCCATCCTGGGCGGGGTCACGGTCAAGCTCGGCAATGCCCCGTGGGCGACGGTGGCCCACTGGACGCTCGCGATGACCCTTCTCGCCATGCTGGCCACGGCGACCATCCGCACCGGGGCCATGGGCGGCGCCGGCGCCCGCGCGCAGACGGCGCCCCGCGGCCTGGTGCGCAGCGGATACGCGGCGGCGAGCATCGCCTTCCTGGCCGTGGCCATGGGCGGACTCACCGCCAACTACCCGTTCGGGGCGGTGGGATGCACGACCTTCCCGTTCTGCGGGCCCAATCCCGCGGCCCCCGAAGCCGCCGTGCACATCCAGCTCATGCACCGTACGCTGGCCCTGCTGCTGGGCCTGCTCGCCGTCGGCATGGCACTGCGCGCGCGCCGTGACGACGTGGGCCCGGTGGTGCGCCGCGCCGCCGATGTGGTGTTGGCGTTCGTGATCCTGCAGGTGGCCATCGCCGCGGCGATGGTGCTGCTGCACCTGCCGCCGGTGCTGCGGTCGCTGCACGAAGCGGCCGGCGTGGGCGTGTGGCTGTCGGCGTACACGATGGCGTACCTGGCGCGGATCGCGGCGCGGCCGCGGGCCGCGCCCGGAGCGGGCGCGTGA
- a CDS encoding DUF92 domain-containing protein, with amino-acid sequence MPNVTRLLSGLAVAALIAGAARRTRALSPSGAVAAVVVGTAAVAAGWDWGALLVAFFLASTLLSRVRRSQKASAAAAIVAKGDERDAVQVLANGALFALAAVAAIAAPGGPWRAAGAGALAAATSDTWSTEIGMLSLRAPRSIVTWRPMPPGTSGGVTLLGLFGAVLGAAFIEMVTLGVHWSGQTAAAALAGGIAGSLADSVLGATVQQRRWCDRCRQATERAEHACGAPTRLAGGLAWLDNDGVNVACTLVGAAVACAIAWRP; translated from the coding sequence ATGCCGAATGTCACGCGCCTGTTGAGTGGGCTTGCCGTCGCGGCGCTGATCGCCGGCGCGGCGCGCCGCACGCGCGCCCTGTCGCCGTCGGGCGCCGTGGCCGCCGTCGTCGTGGGCACGGCGGCCGTTGCGGCGGGGTGGGACTGGGGCGCGCTGCTCGTGGCCTTCTTCCTGGCGTCCACGCTGCTCTCCCGCGTGCGGCGCTCCCAGAAGGCGTCGGCCGCGGCCGCCATCGTCGCCAAGGGCGACGAACGCGACGCCGTCCAGGTGCTGGCCAACGGCGCCCTGTTCGCCCTGGCCGCGGTGGCCGCGATCGCCGCGCCCGGCGGTCCCTGGCGCGCCGCCGGCGCCGGAGCGCTCGCCGCCGCCACGTCCGATACCTGGTCCACGGAGATCGGGATGCTGTCGCTCCGCGCGCCGCGGTCGATCGTCACCTGGCGCCCCATGCCGCCCGGCACGTCGGGCGGCGTGACGCTGCTCGGCCTGTTCGGCGCCGTGCTCGGGGCGGCGTTCATCGAGATGGTCACCCTCGGCGTCCACTGGTCCGGCCAGACCGCGGCGGCGGCGCTGGCCGGTGGCATCGCCGGCTCGCTGGCCGACTCCGTGCTCGGCGCCACCGTGCAGCAGCGGCGGTGGTGCGACCGCTGCCGGCAGGCCACGGAACGCGCCGAGCACGCGTGCGGCGCGCCCACGCGCCTGGCCGGGGGACTGGCCTGGCTGGACAACGACGGCGTCAACGTCGCCTGCACGCTCGTCGGGGCCGCCGTGGCGTGCGCCATCGCGTGGCGGCCGTGA
- a CDS encoding nitrate/sulfonate/bicarbonate ABC transporter ATP-binding protein — MSSPASPASTPPTPLGGGPALLAVRDVRKYYGDDRAPALEHVNLELRAGEFVALLGPSGSGKSTLLRILAGLIAPSDGDLLVHGEPWSGPNPQVAIVFQSFALFPWLTVLQNVELGLLAVDLAPAERRTRALKAIDLIGLDGFEEAFPKELSGGMKQRVGVARALVVQPEVLFLDEPFSALDVLTAEHLRTELKQLWMDRSLPTKAVLMVTHNIDEAVTLADRVVVFGANPGHIRVELPGVPVDQRKSRGQAQMRLVETIYRIMTNPDEDPSAFLERPKRRAARRPAKPRYPALPDVGLDDLAGFVQFVSSIGGRANLHDLSRDLQMRNDDLLALVETADLLGFAEVAERNVLLTPLGEQFAGVDLDGEKALLRTGVLEHAPIMRFVVRLLDDAPAHTLEAERLEEELQKAFGGEEARRQFETVVDWGRYTELFSYDTTAGELRLDEEHRATDGGAEAGDDAP, encoded by the coding sequence ATGAGTTCCCCCGCCTCGCCCGCATCCACTCCGCCCACGCCACTCGGCGGCGGCCCCGCGCTCCTCGCGGTGCGCGACGTGCGCAAGTACTACGGCGACGACCGGGCGCCGGCGCTCGAACACGTGAATCTCGAACTGCGGGCCGGCGAGTTCGTGGCCCTGCTCGGCCCGTCGGGCTCGGGCAAGTCCACCCTGCTGCGCATCCTCGCCGGGCTCATCGCGCCGTCGGACGGCGACCTGCTGGTGCACGGCGAGCCGTGGTCGGGACCCAATCCGCAGGTGGCCATCGTCTTCCAGAGCTTCGCGCTCTTTCCCTGGCTCACCGTGCTGCAGAACGTGGAGCTGGGGCTGCTGGCGGTGGACCTCGCGCCGGCGGAGCGCCGGACGCGCGCCCTCAAGGCCATCGATCTCATCGGCCTCGACGGCTTCGAGGAAGCGTTCCCCAAGGAGCTTTCGGGCGGGATGAAGCAGCGCGTGGGCGTGGCCCGCGCGCTCGTCGTGCAGCCCGAGGTGCTGTTCCTGGACGAACCCTTCTCGGCGCTCGACGTGCTCACCGCCGAGCACCTGCGCACCGAACTCAAGCAGCTGTGGATGGACCGGTCGCTGCCCACCAAGGCGGTGCTCATGGTCACGCACAACATCGACGAGGCGGTGACGCTCGCCGATCGCGTGGTGGTGTTCGGCGCCAACCCGGGGCACATCCGCGTGGAGCTGCCGGGCGTGCCGGTGGATCAGCGCAAGAGCCGCGGCCAGGCGCAGATGCGCCTGGTGGAGACCATCTACCGCATCATGACCAACCCCGACGAAGACCCGTCGGCATTCCTGGAACGTCCCAAGCGCCGCGCCGCGCGACGGCCGGCCAAGCCGCGCTACCCGGCGCTCCCCGACGTGGGGCTGGACGATCTGGCGGGGTTCGTGCAGTTCGTGTCGAGCATCGGCGGGCGCGCCAACCTGCACGACCTGTCCCGCGACCTGCAAATGCGCAACGACGACCTGCTGGCGCTGGTCGAGACCGCCGACCTGCTCGGATTCGCCGAGGTGGCGGAGCGCAACGTGCTGCTCACGCCGCTGGGCGAGCAGTTCGCGGGCGTCGATCTGGACGGCGAGAAGGCGCTGCTCCGCACCGGCGTGCTCGAGCACGCGCCGATCATGCGGTTCGTGGTGCGGCTGCTGGACGACGCGCCCGCCCACACGCTCGAGGCCGAGCGGCTGGAGGAGGAACTCCAGAAGGCCTTCGGCGGCGAGGAGGCCCGGCGCCAGTTCGAGACCGTCGTGGACTGGGGGCGTTACACGGAGCTGTTCAGCTACGACACCACGGCCGGCGAGCTACGGCTGGACGAGGAACACCGGGCCACCGACGGCGGCGCGGAGGCCGGCGACGACGCCCCTTAG
- a CDS encoding carboxypeptidase-like regulatory domain-containing protein, protein MAGRSSSGAGGIARLWPLLVAALGLPTACARDARGDPASSTVARVPDPLRAVARAIAPDGPYRVVRVARPGEIRGVISLGGAPLLRPTALSGDDASVCGGEVPDESVQARGHRLADALVWVSDVHAGRALPRDRRADLAIERCRFVPRVLALVTGTTVNLQSLDATAHHARFYSESEGALIARISTVDRWSVVPSAAIAAEPGLVRVRGTDHPFARGYVAVFDNPYFAVTDRFGRFAIRGLAPGTYDVRIWHERAPAPVDHVVTVKPGQAADLDVELQLQ, encoded by the coding sequence ATGGCGGGGCGTTCGTCGTCGGGGGCGGGCGGCATCGCGCGGCTCTGGCCGCTGCTGGTGGCGGCGCTCGGCCTGCCCACGGCGTGCGCGCGCGACGCCAGGGGCGATCCGGCGTCTTCCACGGTGGCCCGCGTGCCCGATCCGTTGCGTGCCGTGGCGCGGGCCATCGCCCCCGACGGGCCGTACCGCGTGGTGCGCGTGGCGCGGCCGGGCGAGATCCGCGGCGTGATCTCGCTGGGCGGCGCGCCGCTGCTCCGTCCCACGGCGCTCTCCGGCGACGACGCGTCGGTCTGCGGCGGCGAGGTGCCGGATGAGTCGGTGCAGGCCCGCGGGCACCGGCTGGCCGACGCGCTGGTGTGGGTGAGCGACGTGCACGCGGGACGCGCGCTGCCGCGCGACCGGCGGGCGGACCTCGCCATCGAGCGCTGCCGGTTCGTGCCCCGGGTGCTGGCGTTGGTGACGGGCACGACGGTGAACCTGCAGAGCTTGGATGCCACGGCGCACCACGCCCGGTTCTACAGCGAGTCCGAGGGCGCGCTGATCGCGCGCATCTCCACCGTGGACCGTTGGTCGGTGGTGCCGAGCGCGGCGATCGCCGCCGAGCCGGGGCTGGTGCGCGTACGCGGCACCGATCATCCGTTCGCCCGCGGGTACGTGGCGGTGTTCGATAATCCGTACTTCGCGGTCACCGATCGGTTCGGGCGGTTCGCCATCCGCGGCCTCGCACCGGGCACCTACGACGTGCGCATCTGGCACGAGCGCGCGCCGGCGCCGGTGGACCATGTGGTGACGGTGAAGCCCGGCCAGGCGGCGGATCTGGACGTGGAACTGCAACTGCAGTAG